The following proteins are encoded in a genomic region of Fundidesulfovibrio soli:
- a CDS encoding UPF0280 family protein yields MIHTDPNRAYRQALRPAPGETFFQVVAGESDLRITARKNLSDEVGAYLTEVRAGLTNHILLHPEFRHSLTPLPLQPGEESAPPVVRAMLDASRLCQVGPMAAVAGAVAQAVADYFAPLSPDILVENGGDIYIHTTRPRLVALLAKPVQGARLALRVEPQESPLALCGSSATIGHSLSFGAADLVTVKARSGALADAAATTLGNLARSPEHLPLVLERAQEMAAVGVLGVFVQVEGQVGVWGDMELAVLEDGQG; encoded by the coding sequence ATGATCCACACGGACCCCAACAGGGCCTACCGGCAAGCCCTGCGCCCCGCCCCGGGCGAGACCTTCTTCCAGGTCGTCGCCGGGGAGTCCGACCTGCGCATCACGGCCCGGAAGAACCTCTCGGATGAGGTCGGAGCCTATCTGACCGAGGTTCGCGCCGGGCTCACCAACCATATCCTGCTGCATCCCGAGTTCCGCCACTCCCTCACGCCCCTCCCCTTGCAGCCGGGAGAAGAGTCGGCCCCCCCCGTGGTCCGGGCCATGCTGGACGCCTCCAGGCTCTGCCAGGTGGGGCCCATGGCCGCCGTGGCCGGGGCCGTGGCCCAGGCCGTGGCGGATTATTTCGCCCCCTTGTCGCCCGACATCCTGGTGGAGAACGGCGGCGACATCTACATCCACACCACCCGGCCCAGGCTCGTGGCACTGCTGGCCAAGCCCGTTCAGGGCGCAAGGCTGGCCCTGCGCGTGGAGCCTCAGGAAAGCCCGCTGGCCCTTTGCGGCTCCTCGGCCACCATCGGCCACTCGCTCTCCTTCGGGGCCGCCGATCTGGTGACCGTCAAGGCCCGCTCCGGGGCGCTGGCCGACGCCGCAGCCACCACCCTGGGCAACCTGGCCCGCAGCCCGGAGCACCTGCCCCTGGTCCTGGAGCGCGCCCAGGAGATGGCCGCCGTGGGTGTGCTGGGCGTGTTCGTCCAGGTCGAGGGCCAGGTGGGCGTCTGGGGAGACATGGAGCTGGCCGTCCTGGAGGACGGGCAGGGCTGA
- a CDS encoding NAD(P)/FAD-dependent oxidoreductase has product MEKQEAPRGAILQRDGETWAIVPRTPVGLITPEVLDALNTVVKKYSIPIVKITSGQRIALVGMKAEQVEPIWADLGTLVGQAIELCVHFVQACPGTSVCRFGVQNSLGLGLELEKLYVGMELPAKVKMGVSGCPLCCASSLVRDIGVIGKKDGFTVAFGGHSGGKPRAADIVAEGLDQDQVVALVKKLLDYYRDNAKKKERCARFAERVGIEAIKAAVL; this is encoded by the coding sequence ATGGAAAAGCAGGAAGCGCCCCGCGGGGCCATCCTTCAGCGTGACGGCGAGACCTGGGCGATCGTGCCCCGTACCCCCGTGGGGCTCATCACCCCCGAGGTGCTCGACGCCTTGAACACGGTGGTGAAGAAGTACTCCATCCCCATCGTCAAGATCACCTCGGGCCAGCGCATCGCCCTGGTGGGCATGAAGGCCGAGCAGGTGGAGCCCATCTGGGCTGACCTGGGCACCCTGGTGGGCCAAGCCATTGAGCTGTGCGTTCACTTCGTGCAGGCCTGCCCCGGCACCAGCGTGTGCCGCTTCGGCGTGCAGAACTCGCTGGGCCTGGGCCTGGAGTTGGAGAAGCTCTACGTGGGCATGGAGCTGCCGGCCAAGGTCAAGATGGGCGTCTCGGGCTGCCCGCTGTGCTGCGCCAGCTCCCTGGTGCGCGACATCGGCGTGATCGGCAAGAAGGACGGCTTCACCGTGGCCTTCGGCGGCCACTCCGGCGGCAAGCCCCGTGCGGCCGACATCGTGGCCGAGGGCCTGGACCAGGACCAGGTGGTTGCCCTGGTGAAAAAGCTCCTGGACTACTACCGCGACAACGCCAAGAAGAAGGAACGCTGCGCGCGCTTCGCGGAGCGCGTGGGCATCGAGGCCATCAAGGCCGCGGTGTTGTAA
- a CDS encoding YcaO-like family protein — MRKLQTTPKGYTCDSDKLCSPESTVERVKALFAGHGGILAELRRTDTGRLGIPVYLSICGTQARGVMPTRKQMGKGASPAQAEASALMELAERFSYFSFWADESNFTLATWSQAQALWPGKVIPIEEIILSVRDTITPDQAASLMDLVPWRFYPATRVQDGQEVMVPLDWFKKLNEFNGSSAGNCLEESILQGACELVERHVSAVIDREQPHLPNIDLVNLDDPVLAGLVDAFKRNGVTLWLKDFSLNMPVPTVGALAYDPSTLGIRSEIVFTAGTATSPVKAAVRAITEVAQLAGDFETGSNYEASGLRKFTDLGELGWLAEGPSTSIDRLPGIERQDMLDEIGAFCQGLNAQGYTLYTVETTHKDLGVSANYSFVPGFLFRERTPRASVALFVGRILAEESPEDQAATGLEVLAGACPDAPCLPFFRGLLALRAGDVLDAIELFEKASGLQPEQEDEALALFYQAYSLTQLEQWEEALPILGKAIGISPEVKEYHNLRGVCRFKAGNYADAAGDFEAALALDSGSVMDLANLGLCHKFLGHTDAAVTFLSKALEMDPSLEFARTHLEQIIPE; from the coding sequence ATGCGTAAACTGCAAACAACCCCCAAGGGATACACCTGCGATTCCGACAAGCTCTGCTCCCCCGAGAGCACCGTTGAGCGCGTCAAGGCCCTCTTCGCCGGGCACGGCGGCATCCTGGCCGAACTGCGCCGCACCGACACCGGGCGGCTTGGCATCCCCGTATACCTGAGCATCTGCGGCACCCAGGCCCGGGGCGTGATGCCCACCCGCAAGCAGATGGGCAAGGGAGCCTCCCCGGCGCAGGCCGAGGCTTCCGCCCTGATGGAGCTGGCCGAGCGTTTCAGCTACTTCAGCTTCTGGGCCGACGAGTCCAACTTCACGCTGGCGACATGGTCCCAGGCGCAGGCCCTCTGGCCCGGCAAGGTGATCCCCATCGAGGAGATCATCCTCTCCGTGCGCGACACCATCACCCCGGATCAGGCCGCCTCCCTCATGGACCTGGTGCCCTGGCGCTTCTACCCCGCCACCCGCGTGCAGGACGGCCAGGAAGTCATGGTGCCCCTGGATTGGTTCAAGAAGCTCAACGAGTTCAACGGCTCCTCGGCGGGCAACTGCCTGGAGGAGTCCATCCTCCAGGGCGCCTGCGAGCTGGTGGAGCGCCACGTGAGCGCCGTCATCGACAGGGAGCAGCCCCACCTGCCCAACATCGACCTGGTCAACCTGGACGACCCCGTGCTGGCCGGGCTGGTGGACGCCTTCAAGCGCAACGGCGTCACGCTCTGGCTCAAGGACTTCAGCCTGAACATGCCCGTGCCCACGGTCGGAGCCCTGGCCTACGACCCGTCCACCCTGGGCATCAGGAGCGAGATCGTCTTCACGGCGGGCACCGCCACCTCCCCGGTGAAGGCGGCCGTGAGGGCCATCACCGAGGTGGCCCAGCTGGCCGGCGACTTCGAGACCGGAAGCAACTACGAGGCCTCGGGCCTGCGCAAGTTCACCGACCTGGGCGAGCTGGGCTGGCTGGCCGAGGGCCCCTCCACCAGCATCGACCGACTGCCCGGAATCGAACGCCAGGACATGCTCGACGAGATCGGGGCTTTCTGCCAGGGACTGAACGCCCAGGGCTACACCCTCTACACCGTCGAGACCACCCATAAGGACCTGGGCGTCTCCGCCAACTACAGCTTCGTGCCGGGCTTCCTCTTCCGCGAACGCACCCCCAGGGCCAGCGTGGCCCTGTTCGTGGGCCGCATCCTGGCCGAGGAGAGCCCCGAGGACCAGGCCGCAACCGGGCTGGAGGTGCTGGCCGGAGCCTGCCCCGATGCGCCCTGCCTGCCCTTCTTCCGCGGTCTGCTTGCCCTGCGCGCGGGCGACGTGCTGGATGCGATCGAGCTGTTCGAGAAGGCCTCCGGTTTGCAGCCCGAGCAGGAGGACGAGGCCCTGGCCCTGTTCTACCAGGCCTACTCCCTGACCCAACTGGAGCAGTGGGAGGAAGCCCTGCCCATTCTGGGCAAGGCCATCGGCATCAGCCCGGAGGTGAAGGAGTACCACAACCTGCGGGGCGTCTGCCGTTTCAAGGCCGGCAACTACGCCGATGCCGCCGGAGACTTCGAGGCCGCGCTCGCCCTGGACTCCGGCTCTGTCATGGACCTGGCCAACCTGGGGCTTTGCCATAAATTCCTAGGTCATACGGACGCGGCCGTCACGTTTCTCAGCAAGGCCCTGGAGATGGACCCGAGCCTTGAATTCGCACGGACCCATCTTGAGCAAATCATACCGGAATGA
- the dnaA gene encoding chromosomal replication initiator protein DnaA: MTHPTWNHILHILERSLNPGLYQVWIKPLSAAVADGRICLTAPNEFVAAWVRDRLTGQIAEAAAQVMGGAPAISVTARDTSVTPLIETSTALPAPKPEAPAPAGDCVDPAFRFSFDQFVVGPSNALAYEASLGLCRRNLPANQLFISAGPGLGKTHLSQAIGRMMLADMKQAKPKVRYLSAEEFSSRLILSIKMREMDRFKARFRENVDILILEDIHFFQGKLKLQDELLNTINTLESRGCRVVFTSSFLPKELSGLDNQLASRLGAGFLATIDQPDYATRLNILRRKASLHQVLLPEDVADLLANKLRTDIRQLESCLQNLALKARILGQGICMDMAWDVLRNYDLEQPSINLDQIVDYVCNVYSIQREHLVSKSRKRQHVIARNTAFFLARKHTPLSLQDIGQRFNRRHSTVVKGITAVERQLTLQTPLGRQLETAIDRLAQ; encoded by the coding sequence ATGACGCATCCGACCTGGAACCACATCCTCCATATACTCGAACGCAGCCTGAATCCCGGTCTGTATCAAGTATGGATAAAGCCCCTCTCGGCCGCCGTGGCCGATGGGCGCATCTGTTTGACGGCGCCCAACGAGTTCGTGGCGGCCTGGGTGCGCGACCGCCTCACCGGGCAGATCGCTGAAGCCGCGGCCCAGGTCATGGGGGGGGCGCCCGCCATCTCCGTGACGGCCCGCGACACGTCCGTCACCCCCTTGATCGAAACCTCAACAGCCCTTCCCGCACCCAAGCCGGAAGCCCCCGCGCCCGCCGGCGACTGCGTTGACCCGGCGTTCCGCTTCTCCTTCGACCAGTTCGTGGTCGGCCCCTCCAACGCCCTGGCCTATGAGGCCTCCCTGGGCCTGTGCAGGCGCAACCTGCCGGCCAACCAGCTGTTCATCAGCGCGGGGCCGGGGCTGGGCAAGACCCACCTGAGCCAGGCCATCGGCCGCATGATGCTCGCGGACATGAAGCAGGCCAAGCCCAAGGTGCGCTATCTGTCGGCGGAGGAGTTCTCCTCCCGGCTGATTCTCTCCATCAAGATGCGCGAGATGGACCGCTTCAAGGCCAGATTCCGCGAGAACGTGGACATCCTCATTCTGGAAGACATCCATTTCTTCCAGGGCAAGCTCAAGCTGCAGGACGAACTGCTCAACACCATCAACACCCTGGAGTCCCGGGGATGCCGGGTGGTGTTCACCAGCTCCTTCCTGCCCAAGGAGCTCTCCGGCCTGGACAACCAGCTGGCCTCCAGGCTCGGCGCGGGCTTCCTGGCCACCATCGACCAGCCCGACTACGCCACCCGCCTGAACATCCTGCGCCGCAAGGCCAGCCTGCATCAGGTCCTGCTCCCCGAAGACGTTGCCGACCTGCTGGCCAACAAGCTGCGCACGGACATCCGCCAGCTCGAGTCCTGCCTCCAGAACCTGGCGCTCAAGGCGCGCATCCTGGGGCAGGGCATCTGCATGGACATGGCCTGGGACGTGCTGCGCAACTACGACCTGGAGCAGCCCAGCATCAACCTGGACCAGATCGTGGACTACGTGTGCAACGTCTACAGCATCCAGCGCGAGCACCTTGTATCCAAGAGCCGCAAGCGCCAGCATGTGATCGCCCGCAACACGGCCTTCTTCCTGGCCCGCAAGCACACCCCCCTCTCCCTGCAGGACATCGGGCAGCGCTTCAACCGCAGGCACTCCACCGTGGTCAAGGGCATCACCGCAGTGGAGCGGCAGCTGACCCTGCAGACCCCGCTGGGCAGGCAGCTGGAGACCGCCATCGACCGTCTGGCCCAGTAG
- a CDS encoding tetratricopeptide repeat protein yields MHRLSQLVDQLPQMANPRLAAPGIGVWLVWEGQLSTIVGQIFNDFGGFLQAEEENQSLWFFFGDEAIKALGRLSGFARVNRLPLLIQLFPASLLIGYKFERSFTCSEDFLAQEAAPPQDLEMLVHPAFEGLVQPLPGMNLKPALPVPGLSPAPYGQLTADIAMAQDSPLGWYFMLRPLGDPLDKNTAEGWRAIFSELQSLLERIAAKYISHEGYLIFGVDNVRSFRNVVRELLTLEESIRSADSGKKYWPCVMACTLKLGQHLNKDLPRRINLDWTDIAPDYPHMSFRSALYLGPGFRVNDVRRASSNPTIDDWCSISLVEEDGEPDIQDEVPFKPPANLLAGSLTPCFYCGLTSHEPVSCPSKSLQDADPGVWDRLGLIDMAKLEEAGMGINQLIASEGPGALRGLLDAKDERETIVRGIFEIAYFSQLRCVDRIWRSTGKELPGGLDTLNAPNDGVYLWDALDMAKAGAHENFEQEITAKLAAYGRGFQPRSVQGFVAMEQGDWSRAGYFWQEAARSAYTPLQRGWLYYLEARGFEVQGDYTQAAGLYRQARSECPRWIEPGYRLGVCLVKQGFTDRGMNEIGDLLRLDPNIFNRVLIDPELERGRIHILSALKTPWSEAKTARDEKLDAVKCLPDYLKSWFRDDHPFLQEGVRHAQELGGMCAISNYVCFICVVRQYEALQADLRKAVEQSTRELGRTLESLHLELKAIHHEAAWFPFGKLLREFNKDYNSCAAKLNWMRTASMQVAANFRKSQDYVEEIEATITLLKARLVTLRIVRDSTLFVLLLGKSFMWLELVGMVLSLVAVPGIIYLSQKFGQTWIADMLSSQKWQVQKGLIIIVSIVAMGLASVKTALTFEKKRAELFKEGEAREAKAAVGKGKGSAKSAPGKGSSKALPAGKAESKGGKKK; encoded by the coding sequence ATGCACAGGTTGTCACAACTCGTCGACCAACTGCCCCAGATGGCCAATCCCCGGCTTGCGGCCCCGGGGATTGGGGTCTGGCTGGTCTGGGAAGGGCAGCTCTCTACCATCGTCGGTCAGATATTCAATGACTTCGGCGGTTTTCTTCAGGCAGAGGAAGAGAACCAGAGCCTGTGGTTCTTCTTCGGGGACGAAGCGATCAAGGCCTTGGGCAGGCTCTCAGGCTTCGCCCGGGTCAACCGTCTGCCCCTGCTCATCCAGCTCTTCCCGGCCTCGCTGCTGATCGGCTACAAGTTCGAGCGGAGCTTCACCTGCTCAGAGGATTTTCTGGCCCAGGAGGCAGCCCCCCCGCAGGACCTGGAGATGCTGGTCCACCCGGCGTTCGAAGGCCTGGTGCAGCCCCTGCCGGGCATGAACCTGAAGCCCGCGCTCCCTGTGCCCGGTCTCTCGCCGGCGCCGTACGGGCAGCTCACGGCGGACATCGCCATGGCGCAGGACTCCCCGCTGGGCTGGTACTTCATGCTGCGCCCCCTGGGCGATCCGCTGGACAAGAACACGGCCGAGGGCTGGCGGGCCATCTTTTCGGAGCTTCAGTCCCTGCTGGAGCGCATCGCCGCGAAATACATCTCCCACGAAGGATACCTGATCTTCGGGGTGGACAACGTGCGCTCGTTCCGCAACGTGGTCCGCGAACTGCTCACCCTGGAGGAGTCCATCCGGTCCGCGGATTCCGGCAAGAAGTACTGGCCGTGCGTCATGGCCTGCACACTCAAGCTGGGGCAGCACCTCAACAAGGATCTGCCCAGGCGCATCAACCTGGACTGGACGGACATCGCACCCGATTACCCGCACATGAGCTTCCGCTCGGCCTTGTATCTGGGGCCGGGTTTCCGCGTGAACGACGTGCGCCGGGCCTCGAGCAACCCAACCATCGACGACTGGTGCAGCATCTCCCTGGTAGAGGAGGATGGGGAGCCAGACATCCAGGACGAGGTTCCCTTCAAACCCCCGGCGAACCTGCTGGCGGGCAGCCTCACCCCGTGCTTCTACTGCGGACTCACCAGCCACGAGCCGGTGAGCTGCCCCTCCAAGTCTCTCCAGGATGCCGACCCCGGCGTGTGGGACAGGTTGGGCCTCATCGACATGGCCAAGCTGGAGGAGGCCGGGATGGGCATCAACCAGCTCATCGCCTCCGAAGGCCCGGGGGCGCTTCGCGGGCTTCTCGACGCCAAGGACGAGCGCGAGACCATCGTGCGGGGAATCTTCGAAATCGCCTATTTCAGCCAGCTGCGCTGCGTGGACCGCATCTGGCGCAGCACCGGCAAGGAGCTGCCCGGCGGTTTGGATACGCTCAACGCGCCCAACGACGGAGTGTACCTCTGGGACGCCCTGGATATGGCCAAGGCCGGGGCGCATGAGAACTTCGAGCAGGAGATCACGGCCAAGCTCGCAGCCTACGGGCGCGGCTTCCAGCCTCGCAGCGTGCAGGGCTTCGTGGCCATGGAGCAGGGCGACTGGAGCCGCGCCGGGTATTTCTGGCAGGAGGCCGCCCGCAGCGCCTATACGCCGCTGCAGCGCGGGTGGCTGTATTATCTCGAGGCGCGCGGTTTCGAGGTGCAGGGCGACTATACCCAGGCCGCCGGGCTTTACCGCCAGGCACGCTCGGAATGCCCCCGCTGGATAGAGCCGGGTTACCGGCTCGGGGTCTGCCTGGTGAAGCAGGGCTTCACCGACAGGGGGATGAACGAGATCGGCGACCTGCTCCGCCTGGACCCCAACATCTTCAACCGCGTGTTGATCGATCCCGAGCTGGAGCGTGGGCGCATCCACATCCTTTCGGCCCTCAAGACCCCCTGGAGCGAGGCCAAGACGGCCAGGGACGAGAAGCTGGACGCGGTCAAGTGCCTGCCGGACTACCTCAAGAGCTGGTTCAGGGACGACCACCCCTTCCTGCAGGAAGGAGTCCGCCACGCGCAGGAACTCGGCGGCATGTGCGCCATCAGCAACTACGTCTGCTTCATCTGCGTGGTACGCCAGTACGAAGCCCTGCAGGCCGACCTGCGCAAGGCCGTGGAGCAGTCCACACGCGAGCTTGGCAGAACGCTGGAATCGCTCCATCTCGAGCTCAAGGCCATCCATCACGAGGCCGCCTGGTTCCCGTTCGGCAAGCTGCTGCGTGAATTCAACAAGGACTACAACTCCTGCGCGGCCAAGCTCAACTGGATGCGCACGGCCTCCATGCAGGTGGCCGCAAACTTCCGCAAAAGCCAGGACTATGTGGAGGAAATCGAGGCCACCATTACGCTGCTCAAGGCCAGGCTTGTGACGCTGCGCATCGTACGGGACTCCACGTTGTTCGTGCTTCTGCTGGGCAAGAGCTTCATGTGGCTGGAGCTCGTGGGCATGGTGCTCTCGCTGGTCGCGGTGCCGGGGATAATCTACCTTTCCCAGAAATTCGGCCAGACCTGGATCGCTGACATGCTCTCCAGCCAGAAATGGCAGGTGCAGAAGGGGCTGATCATCATTGTGAGCATCGTAGCCATGGGCTTGGCTTCGGTGAAGACGGCCCTCACGTTCGAGAAAAAGCGCGCGGAACTCTTCAAGGAGGGCGAGGCGCGTGAGGCCAAGGCTGCCGTGGGCAAGGGGAAGGGCTCGGCGAAATCCGCCCCGGGGAAAGGCTCCTCCAAGGCCCTGCCCGCCGGCAAGGCCGAGTCCAAGGGCGGCAAGAAGAAATAA
- a CDS encoding glycosyltransferase family 2 protein: MISVLLPVRDAAAHLPACLDSLLAQTLADFEIVAVDDGSTDQGRTLALLQAYAARDARVRVQAAEHQGIASALNLAASQARGRYLARMDGDDVCHPERFALQAAALDASPELDAVGCLVRYGGDPQACGGYARHVDWLNTLRNHGQMRLGVFRDAPLAHPSAMFRTSSFHRLGGYRQGPFPEDYELWLRWLEAGARLGKVAETLLTWNDPPLRLSRTDPRYGQDSFHRLKAEYLARWLARHNQHHPVVWVVGAGRVTRRRVEHLQAHGIRVQAYLDIDPRKIGNHVGGIPVMHHRDLPPAGEAFVLSYVSNPGAPELIADFLNSRGYRQGLDYLQAG, encoded by the coding sequence ATGATATCCGTCCTGCTCCCCGTGCGCGACGCGGCGGCGCACCTCCCCGCCTGCCTGGACAGCCTCCTGGCCCAAACGCTCGCTGATTTCGAGATTGTCGCCGTGGACGACGGCTCAACGGACCAGGGCCGGACGCTGGCCCTGCTGCAAGCCTACGCCGCCAGGGACGCCCGGGTGCGGGTGCAGGCCGCGGAGCACCAGGGCATCGCCTCGGCGCTCAACCTCGCGGCCTCGCAGGCCCGGGGGCGCTACCTGGCCCGCATGGACGGGGACGACGTCTGCCACCCGGAGCGGTTCGCCCTGCAGGCGGCGGCCCTGGACGCCAGCCCGGAGCTGGACGCCGTGGGCTGCCTGGTGCGTTACGGGGGCGACCCGCAAGCCTGCGGGGGCTACGCCCGCCATGTGGACTGGCTCAACACCCTTCGGAACCACGGCCAGATGCGCCTGGGCGTCTTCCGGGACGCCCCCCTGGCCCATCCCTCGGCCATGTTCCGAACCTCGTCCTTCCATCGCCTGGGCGGCTACCGGCAGGGGCCATTCCCCGAAGACTACGAGCTCTGGCTGCGCTGGCTGGAGGCAGGCGCTCGCCTGGGCAAGGTGGCCGAAACCCTGCTGACCTGGAACGATCCCCCACTCAGGCTTTCGCGCACGGACCCGCGCTACGGGCAGGACAGCTTTCACCGGCTCAAGGCCGAATACCTGGCCCGGTGGCTGGCCCGGCACAATCAGCATCATCCCGTGGTCTGGGTGGTGGGGGCGGGCAGGGTGACCAGACGCAGGGTGGAGCACCTGCAGGCCCATGGAATCCGCGTCCAGGCCTACCTGGATATCGACCCCAGAAAGATCGGCAACCATGTCGGCGGGATACCCGTAATGCACCACAGGGATCTTCCCCCCGCCGGAGAGGCCTTCGTGCTCAGCTACGTGAGCAACCCGGGCGCACCCGAACTGATAGCGGATTTCCTCAATTCCAGGGGCTACCGTCAGGGCTTGGACTATCTCCAAGCAGGATGA
- a CDS encoding TusE/DsrC/DsvC family sulfur relay protein produces the protein MATVEFKGKTFEVDEDGFLQRFEDWNPDWVEYVKESEGIKDLNDEHNKVIEFLQDYYKKNGIAPMVRILSKVTGYKLKHIYELFPSGPGKGACKMAGLPKPTGCV, from the coding sequence ATGGCCACTGTTGAATTCAAGGGCAAGACCTTCGAGGTTGACGAGGACGGTTTCCTGCAGCGCTTCGAGGACTGGAACCCTGACTGGGTTGAGTACGTGAAAGAGTCCGAGGGCATCAAGGATCTCAACGATGAGCACAACAAGGTCATCGAGTTCCTGCAGGACTACTACAAGAAGAACGGCATCGCTCCGATGGTCCGCATCCTCTCGAAGGTCACCGGGTACAAGCTGAAGCACATCTATGAGCTGTTCCCCTCCGGCCCCGGCAAAGGCGCCTGCAAAATGGCCGGCCTGCCCAAGCCCACCGGCTGCGTGTAG
- a CDS encoding bacteriohemerythrin: MSIRTLQSCLLVIASLLAATLAAFSLSGGAPAWLSIAMTVVVLIAAAVHVAIIALPLAGLETMAKQALEMKLPATECININGEFKVFSHAFCELARCLKDAQETHARLEAEMALRNAACDDAILQAQEASRLAEESRAANLLGAAGKLENVVRRVLASAGALSNQMERISEGADLQKQRMVETATAMGEMNMAITDISRSSSDASVRVENSKEEAAASARIASETLSAIAKVNEATGVLKENMGSLGEQARSIDRIINVINDIADQTNLLALNAAIEAARAGEAGRGFAVVADEVRKLAEKTMHATKEVGDSIKSIQGAIHQNVEHMDLAVSRADEASAMAQRAGQSAGAILTHTEANTSMILSIAAASEEQSASSQHISKAIDEVEQVASEIADGIHDSAQSVIELSDLSRELSVLIEDLKSGMQTGVLMAWTSDLATGVKVIDEQHRKLLDLINDLYAAMKAGKGRSVLEKLLDGLAEYTVYHFGTEEKYFDQFKYAESASHKKMHAELTGQVVDYIGKVKSGQANVSMELMDFLKEWLVTHICKQDKRYAKTFLDGGLARA; encoded by the coding sequence ATGTCTATAAGAACGCTCCAGTCTTGCTTATTGGTCATTGCGTCCCTGCTGGCCGCCACCCTGGCGGCCTTCTCGCTTTCCGGCGGCGCTCCCGCCTGGCTGAGCATAGCTATGACCGTTGTCGTGCTCATTGCGGCCGCGGTCCACGTAGCGATCATCGCGCTTCCGCTCGCCGGGCTGGAGACCATGGCCAAACAGGCCCTGGAAATGAAGCTCCCCGCCACGGAGTGCATTAACATCAACGGCGAGTTCAAGGTGTTTTCGCACGCTTTCTGCGAACTTGCCCGCTGCCTCAAGGACGCCCAGGAGACCCACGCGCGCCTGGAGGCGGAGATGGCCCTCAGAAACGCCGCCTGTGACGACGCCATCCTCCAGGCCCAGGAAGCTTCCCGCCTGGCCGAGGAGTCCCGCGCCGCAAACCTCCTGGGCGCGGCAGGCAAACTGGAGAATGTTGTCCGCCGCGTCTTGGCCTCGGCCGGGGCGCTCTCCAACCAGATGGAGCGCATCTCCGAGGGTGCCGACCTGCAGAAGCAGCGCATGGTCGAGACGGCCACCGCCATGGGCGAGATGAACATGGCCATCACCGACATTTCCCGCAGTTCCTCCGACGCCTCCGTGCGCGTCGAAAACTCCAAGGAGGAGGCCGCGGCCAGCGCGCGCATCGCCTCCGAGACTCTCTCGGCCATCGCCAAGGTCAACGAGGCCACCGGCGTACTCAAAGAAAACATGGGCAGCCTGGGCGAGCAGGCCCGCAGCATCGACAGGATCATCAACGTCATCAACGACATCGCCGACCAGACCAACCTCCTGGCGCTCAACGCCGCCATCGAGGCCGCCCGCGCGGGCGAGGCCGGACGCGGGTTCGCAGTGGTGGCGGACGAGGTGCGCAAGCTGGCCGAGAAGACAATGCACGCCACCAAGGAGGTGGGCGACTCCATCAAGTCCATCCAGGGCGCCATCCATCAGAACGTGGAGCACATGGACCTGGCCGTCTCCCGCGCCGACGAGGCCTCGGCCATGGCCCAGCGCGCCGGCCAGTCCGCCGGGGCCATCCTGACGCACACCGAGGCCAACACCAGCATGATCCTCTCCATCGCCGCGGCGTCGGAGGAGCAGTCGGCCAGCTCCCAGCACATCAGCAAGGCCATCGACGAGGTGGAGCAGGTGGCCAGCGAGATCGCCGACGGCATCCACGACTCGGCCCAGTCGGTTATCGAACTCTCCGATCTCTCACGCGAACTTTCCGTGCTCATCGAGGACCTCAAGAGCGGGATGCAGACGGGCGTGCTCATGGCCTGGACCAGCGACCTGGCAACCGGCGTGAAGGTCATCGACGAGCAGCACCGCAAGCTCCTGGACCTCATCAACGACCTCTACGCCGCCATGAAGGCGGGCAAGGGCCGCTCCGTGCTGGAAAAACTGCTGGACGGCCTGGCTGAGTACACGGTCTACCACTTCGGCACCGAGGAGAAGTACTTCGATCAGTTCAAGTACGCCGAGAGCGCCTCGCACAAGAAGATGCACGCGGAACTCACCGGCCAGGTGGTGGACTACATCGGCAAGGTGAAGTCCGGCCAGGCCAACGTCTCAATGGAGCTGATGGACTTCCTCAAGGAGTGGCTGGTCACGCACATATGCAAGCAGGACAAGCGCTACGCCAAGACCTTCCTGGACGGAGGCCTGGCCAGGGCCTAG